From the genome of Vicia villosa cultivar HV-30 ecotype Madison, WI linkage group LG2, Vvil1.0, whole genome shotgun sequence, one region includes:
- the LOC131653769 gene encoding probable serine/threonine-protein kinase At1g54610, translating into MGCVYSKKSAVVGSKEGLTASSKRNVGRNVGMNVSRLDIKKRTDEVLKKDELLDGVCAGVSLNDDKEADGSARLYDDKNEKKKMMEKTELDLAVVVDYPSFGGRVPKALEGEQVAAGWPTWLSSVAGEAIHGWTPRSASTFEKYDKIGQGTYSTVFKARDLISQKTVALKRVRFDNLDHESVKFMAREIVFLRRLDHPNIIKLEGLITSQTSRSMYLVFEYMEHDLTGLATAPGIKFSEPQVKCYMKQLLRGLDHCHSRGVLHRDIKGSNLLIDNKGILKIADFGLANFFDPDHSAPLTSRVVTLWYRPPELLLGSSNYGVEVDMWSTGCILGELYNGRPILPGKTEVEQLHRIFKLCGSPSVDYWHKLRLPHSTVFRPPHHYRNCVADTFKEFPSAATRLIETLLSLDPLLRGTAATALSNEFFSLEPVACDPSELPKYPPSKEIHTKMREESTRRHKALGEKEQKVGPRVKQEKETQSFVLSKANADARISTKHEQRFPNMAGQDGLFSRHRESVSGLLVSPQKQSEDINETVNYFSGPLYQKPSDSGLLVPGLGRHNIGKEAGEQPLPLSNKVNLSKYSKPSPTLFSGNRKGIPAPLRPRDTIQAPKSLGLSNGSPESKRLNDKKCHSQKTNLSKTENRKDWQASSKNNLYMIGSLKFPSNNMRQVIKERDRKTQEYSR; encoded by the exons atggGTTGTGTATATTCCAAGAAATCAGCTGTTGTTGGCAGCAAGGAAGGTTTAACAGCATCTAGCAAACGAAATGTTGGAAGGAATGTTGGCATGAATGTTTCAAGATTGGATATAAAGAAAAGGACGGATGAAGTTTTGAAGAAAGATGAGTTATTGGACGGTGTTTGTGCGGGAGTTTCGTTGAATGATGACAAGGAAGCTGATGGTTCGGCGCGGTTGTATGATGATAAgaatgagaagaagaagatgatggagAAAACTGAATTGGATTTGGCAGTTGTTGTTGATTATCCGAGTTTTGGAGGAAGGGTTCCAAAGGCTTTGGAAGGAGAGCAAGTTGCGGCGGGATGGCCAACTTGGCTTTCTTCTGTAGCTGGGGAAGCTATCCATGGATGGACACCGCGGAGTGCGAGTACTTTCGAGAAGTATGATAAAATTGGCCAGGGAACTTACAGCACTGTTTTTAAGGCGCGTGATTTGATTAGCCAAAAGACCGTTGCTTTGAAGCGGGTACGGTTTGATAATCTTGATCACGAGAGTGTCAAATTCATGGCAAGGGAAATTGTTTTTCTGCGTAGGCTTGACCATCCAAATATAATAAAATTGGAGGGCTTGATAACGTCACAGACGTCTCGTAGCATGTATCTTGTTTTTGAATACATGGAACATGATCTTACGGGACTCGCTACCGCACCTGGCATTAAGTTTTCAGAACCACAG GTTAAATGCTACATGAAGCAGCTTCTTAGAGGATTGGACCATTGCCATAGTCGTGGTGTCCTCCATCGTGATATAAAGGGCTCAAATCTTCTCATTGACAATAAAGGCATTTTAAAGATAGCAGATTTTGGTTTGGCAAATTTTTTTGACCCCGATCATAGTGCCCCATTGACCAGCCGCGTAGTAACTCTGTGGTATAGACCACCAGAGCTTTTACTCGGATCATCAAATTATGGAGTTGAAGTGGATATGTGGAGCACTGGTTGCATACTTGGTGAACTATACAATGGCAGACCTATATTGCCTGGAAAAACCGAG GTTGAGCAATTGCATAGAATTTTCAAACTTTGTGGATCACCATCTGTGGACTACTGGCATAAACTGCGGCTGCCACATTCTACAGTATTCAGGCCTCCACATCATTATAGGAACTGTGTAGCAGATACATTTAAAGAATTTCCATCTGCTGCTACGAGGCTTATAGAGACCCTTCTCTCTTTAGATCCTTTACTTCGAGGAACTGCAGCTACAGCTCTGAGTAACGAG TTCTTTTCATTGGAACCTGTTGCTTGCGATCCATCAGAATTGCCAAAATATCCTCCCAGCAAAGAGATTCACACTAAAATGCGGGAAGAATCAACAAGAAG GCACAAAGCTCTTGGGGAAAAGGAGCAAAAAGTTGGGCCACGAGTTAAACAAGAGAAAGAAACTCAGTCATTTGTCCTATCCAAAGCCAATGCTGATGCTCGCATTTCAACGAAG CATGAGCAGCGCTTTCCAAACATGGCAGGCCAGGATGGGCTGTTCAGCCGTCACAGAGAGTCTGTATCAGGATTACTGGTTTCCCCTCAGAAACAGTCAGAAGATATTAACGAAACAGTTAATTATTTCTCTGGGCCTCTTTATCAGAAGCCTTCAGATTCAGGTTTACTCGTTCCAGGTCTGGGCCGGCACAATATTGGAAAGGAAGCTGGTGAGCAACCACTTCCTCTTTCAAATAAAGTCAACCTATCAAAATATTCAAAACCATCTCCGACTTTGTTTTCTGGAAATCGAAAAGGAATTCCAGCTCCCTTGAGACCAAGAGATACAATTCAAGCACCGAAATCTTTAGGGTTGAGTAATGGGTCACCAGAGTCAAAAAGACTGAATGATAAAAAATGCCATTCTCAGAAAACCAATCTCAGCAAAACAGAAAATCGAAAG GACTGGCAGGCATCCAGCAAAAACAATCTCTATATGATTGGTTCATTGAAGTTTCCATCAAACAATATGCGTCAGGTGATCAAAGAGCGCGATCGGAAGACCCAAGAATACTCAAGATGA
- the LOC131653770 gene encoding probable L-type lectin-domain containing receptor kinase VII.2 yields MPQPNLLITLLQSVTMILCCVSTTEFVYNTNFNSTNINLYGNATINRSILTLTNESFFSIGRAFYPKKIPTKLPNSSILLPFATSFIFSVAPVKNYIAGHALAFIFTSSRGLNGTTSAEYYGLFNLTNEGNPNNHVVGIEFDIVKNEEEFNDINDNHVGVDINSLRSLTSHEAGYWGGKDDNEFKVLKIKSGENYQVWIEFLHSRINVTMARAGQKRPNVPLISVKVNLSGVLMDETYVGFSAATGRLIDSSRILAWSFSNTNFSIGDALVTENLPSFVPYKGWFSRAKVIAVGVTSVVCVLIIGCGCVVFFILYRKEKGATEIEEWELEYWPHRISFQEVHAATRRFSEENVIAVGGNGKVYKGILQGVEAAVKRIPQEREGGMREFLAEVSSIGRMKHRNLVGLRGWCKEEKGSLILVYDFMKNGSLDKWIFECEEGKMLTWEERIQVLKNVAEGILYLHEGWEVKVLHRDIKASNVLLDKDMNARLGDFGLALMHEHHGQVASTTKVLGTLGYIAPEVIRTGRASTMSDVFGFGVLLLEVICGRRPIEVQKPGLIEWVRSLLMVNQLHNAVDERLKDKGGYHIEEAERLLHLGLQCSNSDPSVRPTMRQVVKILEGEMTNIECDEENMEMSLLGKLKSAGMWSKTISAVPYRDHLTFGEVKSYNSKASTSGSSVIQASDSDIIWEGR; encoded by the coding sequence ATGCCTCAACCTAACCTCCTTATCACTCTTCTTCAATCTGTAACCATGATTCTATGTTGTGTTTCCACTACTGAATTTGTCTATAATACAAACTTCAACTCTACAAACATCAACTTATATGGAAATGCAACCATTAACAGATCCATTCTCACTCTCACTAATGAAAGTTTCTTCTCAATAGGTCGCGCTTTTTACCCGAAAAAAATACCTACCAAACTTCCCAACTCTTCCATTCTTCTACCTTTTGCTACCTCCTTCATTTTCTCTGTTGCCCCCGTTAAAAACTATATTGCAGGACATGCCCTTGCCTTCATATTCACATCTTCAAGAGGTCTAAATGGCACAACATCAGCCGAGTATTATGGTCTTTTCAATCTCACCAATGAAGGTAATCCTAATAACCATGTTGTTGGTATTGAATTTGATATAGTTAAAAACGAAGAAGAATTCAACGATATAAATGACAATCATGTTGGCGTTGACATAAATTCGCTTAGATCCTTAACTTCACATGAGGCTGGCTACTGGGGTGGAaaagatgacaatgaatttaAGGTGTTGAAGATAAAGAGTGGAGAAAATTATCAAGTATGGATTGAATTTTTGCATTCTCGTATAAACGTTACTATGGCTCGTGCAGGACAAAAGAGGCCTAATGTTCCTCTCATCAGTGTGAAGGTTAACCTTTCTGGGGTTCTTATGGATGAAACGTACGTTGGATTCTCTGCAGCCACAGGAAGATTAATCGACAGTAGTAGGATTCTTGCTTGGAGCTTTAGCAATACAAATTTTTCAATTGGTGATGCTTTAGTGACAGAAAACTTGCCTTCATTTGTCCCTTATAAGGGATGGTTTTCTCGAGCAAAAGTTATAGCTGTAGGAGTCACCAGTGTTGTCTGTGTGTTGATCATCGGTTGCGGTTGTGTAGTGTTTTTCATCCTATATAGGAAGGAAAAGGGAGCTACAGAAATTGAAGAGTGGGAACTAGAATATTGGCCACATAGGATTAGTTTCCAAGAGGTTCATGCAGCCACAAGAAGGTTCTCTGAAGAAAATGTGATTGCTGTAGGAGGGAATGGAAAGGTATATAAAGGGATTTTGCAAGGAGTTGAAGCTGCGGTGAAGAGAATCCCTCAAGAAAGAGAAGGTGGAATGAGAGAGTTTTTAGCAGAGGTTTCAAGCATAGGAAGAATGAAACATAGAAATTTAGTAGGGTTGAGAGGTTGGTGCAAAGAAGAAAAGGGAAGCTTGATTCTAGTTTATGACTTCATGAAAAATGGAAGTTTAGACAAATGGATCTTTGAGTGTGAAGAAGGAAAGATGCTAACTTGGGAAGAAAGGATTCAAGTTTTGAAAAATGTAGCTGAAGGGATTCTATACCTGCATGAAGGTTGGGAAGTTAAGGTCTTGCATAGAGATATCAAAGCAAGTAATGTTCTACTTGACAAGGACATGAATGCTAGGTTGGGAGATTTTGGATTGGCTCTTATGCATGAGCATCATGGACAAGTGGCCAGCACAACAAAAGTGCTAGGGACATTAGGATACATTGCTCCGGAAGTGATTCGAACGGGAAGAGCGTCGACTATGTCTGATGTGTTCGGCTTTGGTGTATTGTTGTTAGAAGTAATTTGCGGACGAAGACCTATTGAAGTGCAAAAGCCAGGACTAATTGAATGGGTGAGGTCTCTGTTGATGGTTAACCAATTGCACAATGCTGTTGATGAAAGGTTGAAGGACAAAGGAGGATACCATATTGAGGAAGCTGAAAGATTGCTTCATTTGGGTTTGCAGTGTTCAAATTCAGACCCTAGTGTTAGACCAACAATGAGGCAGGTTGTGAAAATTCTGGAGGGAGAAATGACCAACATTGAGTGTGATGAAGAAAATATGGAGATGAGTTTGCTTGGAAAATTAAAATCAGCTGGGATGTGGTCTAAAACAATTAGTGCAGTTCCATATAGAGATCACCTTACTTTTGGAGAAGTTAAAAGTTATAACTCAAAGGCATCTACAAGTGGCTCAAGTGTTATTCAAGCATCAGATTCGGATATAATTTGGGAAGgcagataa
- the LOC131648132 gene encoding probable L-type lectin-domain containing receptor kinase VII.2, with translation MPKLKFLITLLQSVTMILCCISTTEFVYNTNFNTTNINLYGNATIHSSILTLTNGSLFSIGRAFFPEKIPTKLPNSSILLPFATSFIFSVAPIKNFFTGYAFAFIFTPSRGVNGTKSGKYNGLFNLTNEGNANNHAFGIEFDINRNKRLFHDINDNHVGVDVNSLTSLTSHEAGYWSGKHDNEFKVLKIKSGENYQVWIEFMHSQINVTMARAGRKRPHVPLISVNINLSGVLMDETYVGFCAATGQLVDSSRILAWSFSNTNFSIGDALVTDNLPSFVPCKGWFSRAKVITVGVTSVVCLLIVGGCYVVFFFILYSGEKGEEKIEEWELEYWPHRISFQEIDAATRGFSEENVITVGGNGKVYKGILQGVEVAVKRIPQEREGGMREFLAEVSSIGRMKHRNLVGLRGWCKEEKGSLILVYDFMHNGSLDKWIFECEEGKMLTWEERIQVLKNVSAGILYLHESWEVTVLHRDIKASNVLLDKDMNARLGDFGLALMHEHHGQVASTTKVLGTLGYIAPEVIRTGRASTMSDVFGFGILLLEVICGRRPIEVHKPGLIEWVRSLMIVSQLHNAVDERLKAKGGYPIEEAERLLHLGLLCSNSDPSVRPTMRQVVKILEGEMTNIECDEENMEMSLLGKLKSAVIWSKTISAVPYRDHLTFEEVKSYNSKASTSGSSVIQASDSDIIWEGR, from the coding sequence ATGCCTAAACTTAAGTTCCTCATCACTCTTCTTCAATCTGTAACCATGATTCTATGTTGTATATCAACTACTGAATTTGTCTACAATACAAACTTCAACACCACAAACATCAACTTATATGGAAATGCCACTATTCACTCCTCCATTCTCACTCTCACTAATGGAAGTTTATTCTCAATAGGCCGAGCTTTTTTCCCGGAAAAAATACCTACCAAACTTCCCAACTCTTCCATTCTTCTCCCCTTTGCTACTTCCTTCATTTTCTCTGTTGCTCCCATCAAAAACTTTTTCACAGGATATGCCTTTGCCTTCATATTCACACCTTCAAGAGGTGTAAATGGAACAAAATCAGGAAAGTATAATGGTCTTTTCAATCTCACCAATGAAGGTAATGCTAACAACCATGCTTTCGGAATTGAGTTTGATATAAATAGAAACAAAAGATTATTCCATGAtataaatgataatcatgttgGTGTTGACGTAAACTCGCTTACGTCCTTAACTTCACATGAGGCTGGCTACTGGAGTGGAAAACATGACAATGAGTTTAAGGTTTTGAAGATAAAAAGTGGAGAAAATTATCAAGTATGGATTGAATTTATGCACTCGCAGATAAACGTTACTATGGCTCGGGCAGGACGAAAGAGGCCTCATGTTCCTCTCATCAGTGTGAATATTAACCTTTCTGGGGTTCTTATGGATGAAACTTATGTTGGATTCTGCGCAGCCACGGGCCAATTAGTAGACAGTAGTAGGATTCTTGCTTGGAGCTTTAGCAATACAAATTTTTCAATTGGTGATGCTTTAGTGACAGACAACTTGCCTTCATTTGTCCCTTGTAAGGGATGGTTTTCTCGAGCGAAAGTTATAACTGTAGGAGTCACCAGTGTTGTCTGTTTGTTAATCGTCGGTGGCTGTTATGTAGTGTTTTTCTTCATCCTATATAGTGGGGAAAAGGGAGAGGAAAAAATTGAAGAGTGGGAGCTAGAGTATTGGCCACATAGAATTAGTTTCCAAGAGATTGATGCAGCAACAAGAGGATTCTCTGAAGAGAATGTGATTACTGTTGGAGGGAATGGAAAGGTATATAAAGGGATTTTGCAAGGAGTTGAAGTTGCGGTCAAGAGAATCCCTCAAGAAAGAGAAGGTGGAATGAGAGAGTTTTTGGCAGAGGTTTCAAGCATAGGAAGAATGAAACATAGAAATTTAGTAGGATTGAGAGGTTGgtgcaaagaagaaaaaggaagcTTGATTCTAGTTTATGATTTCATGCACAATGGAAGTTTAGACAAATGGATCTTTGAATGTGAAGAAGGAAAGATGCTAACATGGGAAGAAAGGATTCAAGTTTTGAAAAATGTATCTGCAGGGATtctatacttgcatgaaagttggGAAGTTACAGTCTTGCATAGAGATATCAAAGCAAGCAATGTTCTACTTGACAAGGACATGAATGCTAGATTGGGAGATTTTGGTTTGGCTCTTATGCATGAGCATCATGGACAAGTGGCCAGCACAACAAAAGTACTAGGGACATTAGGATACATTGCTCCGGAAGTGATTCGAACGGGGAGAGCGTCGACTATGTCAGATGTGTTCGGCTTTGGTATATTGTTGTTAGAAGTGATTTGCGGACGAAGACCTATTGAAGTGCATAAACCAGGACTAATTGAATGGGTGAGGTCTCTAATGATAGTTAGCCAGTTGCACAATGCTGTTGATGAAAGGTTGAAGGCCAAAGGAGGATACCCTATTGAGGAAGCTGAAAGATTGCTTCATTTGGGTTTGTTGTGTTCAAATTCAGACCCTAGTGTTAGACCAACAATGAGGCAGGTTGTGAAAATTCTGGAGGGAGAAATGACCAACATTGAGTGTGATGAAGAAAATATGGAGATGAGTTTGTTAGGAAAACTAAAATCAGCTGTAATATGGTCTAAAACCATAAGTGCAGTTCCATATAGAGATCACctaacttttgaagaagttaaaAGTTATAATTCAAAGGCATCTACAAGTGGCTCAAGTGTTATTCAAGCATCAGATTCAGATATCATTTGGGAAGGCAGAtaa